Proteins encoded by one window of Ignavibacteriota bacterium:
- a CDS encoding glycoside hydrolase family 43 protein codes for MRKKYLIVIFMGIISCSNLTDTRMFTNPILSGFYPDPSFVRVDDDYYLVNSTFSYFPGIPIFHSKDLVNWELIGHALENPKTFNTNGLGLSRGIFAPAINYHNGKFYITCTIVDGGGNFIVTSSKPEGPYSDPIYLPELNGIDPSLHFDNDGKTYILYNSDAPDNKPLYSGHRTIRMYEFDLETLKVIGEEKIIINGGTDINKKPEWIEGPHIYKMFDYYYLMAAEGGTADNHSEVIFRSKNIWGPYESFKGNPILTQRNLDPKRKNPVTSTGHADMLETQNGEWWAIFLGIRPYEPFENNNSNLSRETFLAPVKWIEDSNSKSDFWPIINPEYKEIQFSYPYPNIKVDNPINTIEYSGNFKRMYEFTENSLHKNFIFLRTPLKKWFRLDEKKGYVSLELRPETCGGLGNPSFLGHRQQNNSCSAYTKLQFNPKTENEKAGLVILTNENHYFYICKSLNNSKEVIQLYKSIEKPINGIEVELLASNEIGSNDLNKEVIFKININGGDFSFYYSYNKIEWNLLKDQVDGTFLHAVIPRDFVGSVFGLYATSNGKESTNKAYFDNFNYEGNDEIYNELPK; via the coding sequence ATGCGAAAAAAATATTTAATTGTAATTTTTATGGGAATAATTTCATGTTCAAATCTTACGGACACAAGAATGTTTACTAATCCAATTCTATCGGGTTTCTATCCCGATCCGAGTTTTGTAAGAGTTGATGACGATTATTATTTAGTAAATTCAACTTTTTCATATTTCCCCGGCATTCCGATTTTTCATAGCAAAGATTTGGTCAATTGGGAATTAATTGGTCATGCTTTGGAAAATCCAAAAACTTTTAATACTAACGGGTTAGGTTTGTCAAGAGGAATATTTGCCCCCGCAATAAATTATCATAATGGAAAGTTTTATATAACATGTACAATTGTTGATGGAGGCGGAAATTTTATAGTCACATCTTCTAAACCTGAAGGTCCATATTCCGATCCGATATATTTGCCTGAATTAAATGGAATAGATCCTTCACTTCATTTTGATAATGATGGAAAAACTTATATTCTATATAACAGCGATGCTCCGGATAATAAGCCGTTGTATAGTGGACACAGAACGATAAGAATGTATGAGTTTGATCTGGAGACATTGAAAGTGATAGGCGAGGAAAAAATAATTATTAATGGCGGTACAGATATTAATAAAAAACCCGAATGGATTGAAGGCCCGCACATTTACAAAATGTTTGATTATTATTATTTGATGGCTGCAGAAGGCGGGACTGCTGATAATCATTCGGAAGTAATTTTTAGAAGTAAAAATATTTGGGGACCTTACGAATCTTTTAAAGGTAATCCAATTTTAACTCAGAGGAATTTAGATCCCAAAAGAAAAAATCCGGTAACATCCACAGGACACGCGGATATGTTAGAAACCCAAAACGGTGAATGGTGGGCGATATTTTTGGGAATTCGACCGTATGAACCATTTGAAAATAATAATTCCAATTTATCCCGTGAAACATTTTTAGCGCCTGTAAAATGGATTGAAGATTCAAATTCAAAAAGTGATTTTTGGCCGATAATAAATCCGGAGTACAAAGAAATTCAATTTTCTTACCCTTATCCAAATATTAAGGTTGATAATCCTATCAATACAATTGAATATAGTGGAAATTTTAAACGTATGTATGAATTCACCGAAAATTCACTTCACAAAAATTTTATTTTCTTAAGAACTCCGCTTAAAAAATGGTTCAGGTTGGATGAAAAAAAAGGTTATGTCTCATTGGAATTGCGGCCGGAGACATGCGGCGGACTTGGTAATCCAAGTTTCTTAGGTCATCGTCAGCAAAACAATTCATGTTCCGCATATACGAAATTACAGTTCAATCCGAAAACCGAAAATGAAAAAGCGGGTTTAGTAATTTTAACTAATGAAAACCATTACTTTTATATTTGTAAGTCTCTAAACAACAGCAAAGAAGTAATTCAATTATACAAAAGTATAGAAAAACCCATAAATGGAATTGAAGTAGAATTACTTGCCTCGAATGAAATAGGAAGTAATGATTTAAACAAAGAAGTAATTTTTAAAATTAATATAAACGGCGGAGACTTTTCTTTTTATTATTCATATAACAAAATAGAATGGAATTTACTGAAAGATCAAGTTGACGGGACATTTCTACATGCAGTAATTCCAAGAGATTTTGTGGGTTCAGTCTTTGGTCTATACGCTACATCAAATGGAAAAGAAAGCACGAACAAAGCTTATTTCGATAATTTTAACTATGAAGGTAATGATGAAATTTATAATGAATTGCCAAAATAA
- a CDS encoding glycoside hydrolase family 127 protein, which yields MKKIILFFCIAVSLNIAQERKLDFPDYPIGNVDIRNVKLTDDFWLPKIKLVQNTTIDYAFRKCEEEGRVENFLIAGGKKEGKFKGKMPFDDTDIYKIIEGASYSLVSQPNPVLEKYIDSLINIIGIGQEPDGYLTTWFTIDRDNPPAAWVKPSKVRWGSEDASHELYNSGHMFEAAAAHYWATGRRNFLDIAIKNADLLVNNFGPNKLKTPPGHQIVETGLIKLYHITQNKKYLELAKMYLESRGDSTTHKLYGEYSQDHIPVLQQEEAVGHSVRALYMYAGMTDIAAIYKDRKYLNAINKIWENATDKKMYITGGMGSKHGAEAFGENYELPNLTGYNETCAAIGNIYWNHRLFLLTGNSKYFDIIERTLYNGMISGISLDGKNFFYPNPTESDGEYKFNMGSCTRSPWFDCSCCPTNIIRFIPSIPGLIYGVNNDSLYINLFIGNKADVKIDNEKVKVEQITNYPWDGKIKINIEVENPKEFTLKIRIPGWAINKPVPGNLYKYVNHNNNKIKLLVNGKEENLNLVNGYAVVSKVWSKRENVELNIPMEIKKVEANENVKDDSGKVAIEFGPIVYCAEEADNKIISNITIDDATKLNANHAVILDQPIVEINGENENCNFSLIPYYIWSNRGVNKMKVWFRVTN from the coding sequence ATGAAAAAGATAATTTTATTTTTTTGCATAGCTGTTTCATTGAATATTGCGCAGGAAAGGAAATTGGATTTTCCGGATTATCCCATCGGCAATGTTGATATTAGAAACGTAAAACTGACAGATGATTTCTGGCTTCCGAAAATAAAGCTCGTTCAAAATACAACCATAGATTATGCGTTTCGCAAATGTGAGGAAGAAGGCAGAGTTGAAAATTTTTTAATTGCCGGCGGAAAGAAAGAAGGAAAGTTTAAGGGAAAAATGCCGTTTGACGATACGGATATTTATAAAATTATTGAAGGCGCGTCATATTCGTTGGTTAGTCAGCCGAACCCTGTTCTTGAAAAATATATTGATTCGCTTATAAATATTATTGGCATTGGTCAGGAACCCGACGGATATTTAACAACTTGGTTCACGATAGATAGAGATAATCCTCCAGCAGCTTGGGTAAAACCTTCAAAGGTAAGATGGGGCTCCGAAGACGCGAGTCATGAATTATATAACAGCGGTCATATGTTTGAAGCTGCCGCGGCTCACTATTGGGCAACCGGCAGAAGAAATTTTTTGGATATTGCAATAAAAAATGCAGACTTACTCGTAAATAATTTTGGTCCAAATAAATTAAAAACGCCTCCCGGACATCAAATTGTTGAGACCGGTTTAATTAAACTCTATCATATCACGCAAAACAAAAAATATCTTGAATTGGCAAAAATGTATCTTGAATCCAGAGGAGATTCCACTACTCATAAATTATATGGTGAATACAGTCAAGATCATATACCGGTTTTGCAGCAGGAAGAAGCCGTTGGTCATTCCGTAAGAGCTCTTTATATGTATGCTGGAATGACGGATATTGCTGCGATATACAAAGACCGGAAATATTTAAATGCGATCAATAAAATTTGGGAAAACGCCACTGATAAAAAAATGTACATTACCGGCGGAATGGGATCTAAACACGGCGCGGAAGCATTTGGTGAAAATTATGAACTACCGAATTTAACTGGCTACAATGAAACATGTGCCGCAATAGGAAATATTTATTGGAATCATAGATTGTTTTTGCTTACAGGAAATTCAAAGTATTTCGATATTATTGAAAGAACATTGTATAATGGAATGATCTCAGGAATTTCGCTTGACGGAAAAAATTTCTTTTATCCGAATCCTACAGAATCAGACGGCGAATATAAATTCAATATGGGGTCATGTACCAGGTCGCCTTGGTTTGATTGTTCGTGCTGTCCTACTAATATTATCAGATTTATTCCATCAATTCCCGGATTAATATACGGAGTAAATAATGATAGTTTGTACATAAATTTATTTATTGGAAACAAAGCAGATGTAAAAATTGATAATGAAAAAGTAAAAGTTGAGCAGATAACCAATTACCCTTGGGATGGAAAAATAAAAATTAATATTGAAGTTGAAAATCCCAAAGAGTTTACTTTGAAGATAAGAATTCCCGGCTGGGCAATTAACAAACCGGTTCCGGGTAATTTGTACAAATATGTTAATCATAACAATAACAAAATTAAATTATTGGTAAACGGAAAGGAAGAAAATCTTAACCTTGTAAACGGGTATGCCGTCGTTTCAAAAGTTTGGAGTAAAAGAGAAAATGTTGAATTAAACATTCCTATGGAAATTAAAAAAGTAGAGGCAAATGAAAATGTGAAAGACGACAGCGGCAAAGTCGCTATTGAATTTGGTCCGATTGTTTATTGTGCCGAAGAAGCCGACAACAAAATTATTTCAAATATTACAATAGACGACGCAACAAAATTAAACGCAAATCATGCAGTAATCTTGGATCAGCCAATTGTTGAAATAAACGGCGAAAACGAGAATTGTAATTTTTCATTAATTCCATATTACATATGGTCGAACCGCGGCGTTAATAAAATGAAGGTTTGGTTTCGCGTTACCAATTAA
- a CDS encoding alpha-N-arabinofuranosidase produces MQKLKHLFILLFISFVVVTAKDGNKIIIKEDAGKIKIDKNIYGHFAEHLGNCIYGGFWVGENSKIPNIRGLRKDVIDALKEINPPVIRWPGGCFADTYHWMDGIGPREKRPSIINTNWGGVTEDNSFGTHEFLDLCEILGAEPYVCVNVGSGTVEEASQWVEYINSNNESPMTRLRKQNGREKPWNVKYWAVGNESWGCGGNMEPSYYADVFKRFSTFMNGRNLYKVASGGTDADYDWTETVMKKTQKFGHLIQGYSFHYYTVYPGWNPKSSATDFKEAEWFGMMKNTFIVNERLKEHINIMNKYDPDNKIGLIADEWGSWYEVEPGTNPGFLFQQNTLRDAVMGAVYLNIFNNNAERIKMANIAQTINVLQAMLLTKDNQMVKTPTFYLFKMYKVHQNADLLPINLICEDYEYNGDKIPAVTASASKNAQGEINISLANVNPNKDLEIEIELNGISNSNKSKGEIIVSKNMNDFNDFGEEEKVNIKAFTGFKLSENSVKLNLPAKSVVTLNIK; encoded by the coding sequence ATGCAAAAATTAAAACATTTATTCATCCTTTTATTTATATCCTTTGTTGTAGTTACCGCAAAAGATGGAAATAAAATTATAATTAAAGAAGATGCCGGGAAAATAAAAATCGACAAAAATATTTACGGTCATTTTGCCGAACACTTGGGAAATTGTATTTACGGCGGTTTTTGGGTCGGAGAGAATTCAAAAATTCCAAATATACGAGGTTTGCGAAAAGACGTAATCGATGCGTTAAAAGAAATTAATCCCCCGGTTATCCGATGGCCCGGAGGATGTTTTGCGGATACTTATCATTGGATGGATGGAATCGGACCGAGAGAAAAACGTCCTTCAATTATAAATACAAATTGGGGCGGAGTAACAGAAGATAACAGTTTTGGGACTCACGAATTTTTAGATCTTTGCGAAATTCTTGGCGCAGAACCATACGTATGCGTTAATGTTGGAAGCGGAACAGTTGAAGAAGCTTCGCAATGGGTTGAATATATTAACTCAAATAATGAAAGTCCGATGACACGATTGAGAAAGCAAAACGGAAGAGAAAAACCTTGGAATGTGAAATATTGGGCGGTCGGGAACGAAAGCTGGGGATGCGGCGGAAATATGGAACCTTCTTATTATGCAGACGTTTTCAAAAGATTTTCGACATTCATGAACGGACGAAATTTATATAAAGTTGCAAGCGGCGGTACTGATGCCGATTATGATTGGACTGAAACTGTTATGAAGAAGACTCAAAAATTCGGACATTTGATTCAAGGTTATTCGTTCCATTATTATACCGTTTACCCTGGATGGAATCCAAAAAGTTCCGCAACAGACTTTAAAGAAGCTGAATGGTTTGGAATGATGAAAAATACTTTTATTGTGAATGAAAGACTAAAAGAACACATAAATATTATGAATAAGTACGATCCGGATAATAAAATTGGTTTGATTGCGGATGAATGGGGAAGCTGGTATGAAGTGGAACCTGGAACAAATCCTGGATTTTTATTTCAGCAAAATACTTTGCGCGACGCTGTTATGGGTGCAGTTTATTTGAACATCTTTAACAATAACGCGGAAAGAATAAAAATGGCGAACATTGCTCAAACAATTAATGTTTTACAGGCAATGCTTCTTACAAAAGATAATCAAATGGTAAAAACACCCACATTTTATTTATTTAAAATGTACAAAGTTCATCAGAATGCCGATTTACTGCCGATAAATTTAATTTGTGAAGATTATGAATATAATGGAGATAAAATTCCTGCGGTTACTGCATCAGCTTCAAAGAACGCGCAAGGGGAGATAAATATATCTTTGGCTAATGTAAATCCAAATAAGGACTTGGAAATTGAAATAGAATTAAATGGAATTTCAAATTCAAATAAATCCAAAGGTGAAATTATTGTTTCAAAGAATATGAATGATTTCAATGACTTTGGGGAAGAAGAAAAAGTTAATATCAAAGCTTTTACCGGATTTAAATTGTCTGAAAATTCAGTTAAATTAAATCTTCCGGCAAAATCAGTAGTTACATTAAATATTAAATGA
- a CDS encoding cold-shock protein, translating into MAERKEGTVKWFNNAKGYGFIQQSEGEDLFVHFKSIVGDGYKSLKEGQKVEFTVGEGQKGPQAQDVKVL; encoded by the coding sequence ATGGCAGAGCGAAAAGAAGGAACCGTAAAATGGTTCAATAATGCTAAAGGTTATGGTTTCATTCAACAATCAGAAGGTGAAGATTTATTTGTTCACTTCAAATCTATTGTTGGTGATGGCTATAAATCTTTAAAAGAAGGACAAAAAGTTGAATTTACTGTAGGTGAAGGTCAAAAAGGTCCTCAAGCTCAAGATGTAAAAGTTTTATAA
- a CDS encoding ATP-binding protein: protein MDSKKFIINSEYKNVNSVCFIAKTFCEDHLISENCIREIELSLAEALNNIIKHAYKGEENNTIEIFIEIADRKLRIVLTDNGIERSNLEKPTLDFDPSDIDSLPEGGMGLFIIEQLMDETKYIRDGNKNIFTMVKNIH, encoded by the coding sequence ATGGATTCCAAAAAATTTATTATAAATAGCGAATACAAAAATGTAAACTCGGTTTGTTTTATAGCAAAGACATTCTGTGAAGATCATTTGATTTCTGAAAATTGTATTAGAGAAATTGAATTAAGCCTAGCCGAAGCTTTAAATAATATTATTAAACACGCTTATAAAGGTGAGGAAAATAATACTATTGAAATTTTTATTGAAATCGCAGATAGAAAACTGAGAATTGTTCTTACCGATAATGGAATTGAACGATCTAATTTGGAAAAACCTACTTTGGATTTTGATCCCAGCGATATTGATAGTCTGCCTGAAGGCGGAATGGGGCTGTTTATTATTGAACAGCTAATGGATGAAACAAAGTATATTAGAGACGGGAACAAAAATATTTTTACTATGGTTAAAAATATTCACTAA
- a CDS encoding sel1 repeat family protein — translation MNFKHFLLILFIPAIIFCQDEVKSEVVKKTGLQYKAPLIKPKYPNYNLAASFLLTEKAKSGDPFAQHELGIRYILGIGVPIDSVKAADWIGLAASKNLPAANFNYGIMLSNGIGTEWDPFKAFKNFKVAAESGMEQAQYILGLLYTDNLIVNKNLNEAHKWLKRSADKGFEDAKKVLDEFKKNGISFSNDSTKYEESKIVKSNDQNSLAFENYDLDFFDFKTDSLSEDDEKKYLNEILTSKNSEIKNMLNINSSELQEGIKDTSALGLIDYAAVSGSPEALLINAKLLDQGIGIERNKISAASNYLKAFRLGSFKAAEPLLKISRSTSIIAQLRNEVKNNNPEAMYVWAGLIALGMDYSLTENEAFDLLKKAEKQNHINSIIEIGLAYYTGILVKKDSVKAVEYFEKASNLGSSEAKVRLAFLKINSDRSNFDSHELKTLQEFANKGSVLAEAALANCYEHGISVKVDKSKAASLYRQAARRGNEAAYNSLRKMYDNLRPNDDEFQIYLE, via the coding sequence ATGAATTTTAAACATTTCCTTCTAATTCTTTTCATACCAGCTATTATTTTCTGCCAAGATGAAGTAAAAAGCGAAGTTGTTAAAAAAACCGGACTTCAATACAAAGCACCCTTGATAAAACCGAAATATCCTAACTATAACTTAGCGGCATCTTTTTTACTAACTGAAAAAGCTAAAAGCGGCGATCCTTTTGCTCAGCATGAATTAGGTATCAGATATATTCTTGGAATCGGTGTTCCTATAGATTCCGTAAAAGCGGCTGATTGGATTGGTTTAGCCGCATCGAAAAATTTACCAGCCGCAAATTTTAATTATGGAATTATGTTAAGTAATGGAATTGGAACCGAATGGGATCCGTTCAAAGCTTTTAAAAATTTTAAAGTCGCCGCCGAAAGCGGAATGGAACAAGCACAATATATTTTAGGACTTCTTTATACTGATAATTTAATTGTAAATAAGAATTTGAATGAAGCGCATAAATGGTTAAAACGCTCAGCTGATAAAGGATTTGAAGATGCGAAGAAAGTTTTGGATGAATTTAAGAAAAATGGAATTTCATTTTCAAACGATTCAACGAAATATGAAGAGTCCAAAATTGTAAAATCAAACGATCAAAATTCTTTGGCATTTGAAAATTACGATTTGGATTTTTTCGATTTTAAAACCGATTCACTTTCCGAAGACGACGAAAAAAAATATTTAAATGAAATTTTAACTTCGAAGAACAGCGAAATTAAAAATATGCTGAATATAAATTCAAGCGAATTGCAAGAAGGAATTAAAGATACTTCCGCTTTGGGTTTGATAGATTACGCGGCTGTTTCCGGAAGTCCTGAAGCATTACTAATAAATGCCAAATTACTCGATCAAGGCATTGGTATTGAAAGAAATAAAATTTCAGCGGCATCCAATTATCTTAAAGCTTTTAGATTGGGCTCATTCAAAGCAGCGGAACCGCTGCTAAAAATTTCTAGAAGCACCAGTATTATCGCCCAGTTAAGAAACGAAGTTAAAAACAATAACCCCGAAGCAATGTACGTTTGGGCAGGTTTAATTGCATTGGGAATGGATTATTCCTTAACGGAAAATGAAGCTTTTGATCTCCTGAAAAAAGCCGAAAAACAAAACCATATAAATTCCATTATAGAAATCGGGTTGGCGTATTATACTGGCATTTTAGTTAAAAAAGATTCGGTTAAAGCCGTTGAATATTTTGAAAAAGCAAGTAATTTAGGCAGCAGTGAAGCAAAAGTTAGATTAGCATTTTTGAAAATAAATTCAGATAGAAGTAATTTTGATTCTCATGAATTAAAAACTTTGCAGGAATTTGCGAATAAAGGCTCGGTTTTAGCTGAAGCAGCTTTGGCTAATTGTTATGAACACGGTATTTCTGTTAAAGTCGATAAATCCAAAGCCGCCAGTTTGTACCGGCAAGCAGCGCGAAGAGGAAATGAGGCCGCATACAATTCTTTAAGAAAAATGTACGATAATTTAAGACCAAATGACGACGAATTTCAAATATATTTGGAATAA
- a CDS encoding HAMP domain-containing protein yields MAHKHRLNISLKFKLTSLFTILLGLFSLFIFFYFPAKFEQERIESLREKANSVAKIAAYGISSGLYFQENNTSVDEIESLIKNEEIRYVVIEKADSLFFDFNYFTAVMNNYTNADDKGISKKWEIMKIHAPILLGSETVGNIYIGYSLRLVYDKIDELKYNIGLVSLFIFLVGSILAYLIGVYFTKPLTKFVNTVNKIRDGDYTQRAEVVSNDEVGYLANSFNEMVEKIAATSVEMEIINKELEARVVDRTVELEHAMKSLQKENEVRKKAEKEIGKSLEEKEVLLKEIHHRVKNNLQIVSSLFFFQSKKITDPLTLEMFREGQNRVKSMALIHERLYQSGDLANINFKEYVKKLTNYLFQSYGVNQNKIKLKANIANIELNVDTAVPCGLIINELISNSLKHGFDNESIGEIKIDMGHNENNKLILKISDNGKGIPNNFKIEESDSLGLRLVNNLTVQLNGKVEFFNKNGTTVRLIFEDPKYAKAS; encoded by the coding sequence ATGGCACACAAGCATAGACTAAATATTTCGCTCAAATTTAAATTAACTTCACTCTTTACAATATTATTGGGGTTATTTTCATTATTTATCTTCTTTTATTTTCCGGCAAAGTTTGAACAGGAAAGAATTGAAAGTTTGAGAGAAAAAGCAAATTCAGTGGCAAAAATAGCGGCTTACGGCATTTCTTCCGGACTTTATTTTCAAGAGAACAATACCTCCGTTGATGAAATAGAATCATTAATAAAAAATGAAGAGATACGCTATGTTGTTATTGAAAAAGCCGATTCGCTCTTCTTTGATTTCAACTATTTTACCGCGGTAATGAATAATTACACTAATGCAGATGACAAGGGCATTTCAAAAAAGTGGGAAATAATGAAAATTCATGCTCCGATTTTATTGGGAAGTGAAACAGTCGGAAATATTTATATCGGATATTCACTTAGATTAGTTTATGATAAAATTGATGAATTAAAATACAATATCGGATTGGTCAGTTTATTTATTTTCTTGGTAGGAAGTATTCTCGCATATTTAATCGGTGTTTATTTTACTAAACCTTTAACGAAATTTGTTAATACAGTAAATAAAATAAGAGATGGAGATTATACACAAAGAGCCGAAGTTGTAAGCAATGATGAAGTCGGTTATTTGGCTAATTCATTTAACGAAATGGTTGAGAAAATTGCCGCAACGTCAGTTGAAATGGAAATAATTAACAAGGAATTGGAAGCTCGCGTTGTTGATAGAACCGTTGAATTGGAACACGCGATGAAATCACTTCAAAAGGAAAATGAAGTCAGAAAAAAAGCAGAGAAAGAAATAGGTAAATCTTTGGAGGAAAAAGAAGTTCTTTTAAAAGAGATTCATCATAGAGTTAAAAATAACTTACAAATTGTTTCAAGTCTTTTCTTTTTTCAATCTAAAAAAATTACCGATCCGTTAACTTTGGAAATGTTTAGAGAAGGTCAGAACCGGGTTAAATCAATGGCATTGATACACGAACGACTTTACCAATCGGGAGATTTGGCAAATATAAACTTTAAAGAATATGTTAAAAAACTTACCAACTATTTATTTCAGTCGTATGGAGTTAATCAGAATAAAATTAAACTTAAAGCAAATATTGCCAATATTGAATTAAATGTTGATACAGCAGTTCCATGCGGTTTAATTATAAATGAATTAATTTCAAATTCACTTAAACACGGATTTGACAACGAATCAATAGGTGAAATAAAAATTGACATGGGACACAACGAAAACAATAAACTAATATTAAAAATAAGCGATAATGGAAAAGGAATACCAAATAACTTTAAAATTGAAGAATCAGATTCTTTAGGGTTACGGCTTGTAAATAATTTGACAGTTCAACTAAATGGAAAGGTAGAATTTTTTAATAAAAACGGTACAACTGTCCGGCTAATATTTGAAGATCCTAAATATGCAAAAGCGAGTTAA
- a CDS encoding response regulator, with the protein MEKAKILVVEDEIIIAMEIAERLKAMGYEVMRIVSNGQMAIENAIREEPDLILMDIMIQGEIDGIETATKIRSFSDIPVIYLTANADDSTLQRAKVSDAFGYLIKPFEERELNTTIEMALYKHKMETKLRENEARFRSLVQNSTMGIFRTKLEGTLVLVNPALVKILGYSNSNELLNEKTFSILINGIDAWNNLIDRIKFEGSINSVRQIVKKKDGSIITVSISGNLIKGDKNGPFFDGTIEDVSLQEQYQTQLIKAKEKAEESDRLKTEFLAGMSHEIRTPINTILSYISLLQNELTADDAQNYKELFHAIDLGSRRLTRTIDSILNMAQFQSGTFETFRTHIDLVDDILQNLYEEFKHTAKQRGLELKFYNKTEKTKLLGDKYSLSQLFVNLIDNGLKYTKEGHVEIVVFNDENGNLSVDIQDTGIGISEEFLPTLFEPFTQEESGYRRKFDGNGLGLALVKKYCELNDAFIKVSSKKGVGTKFSIRFMNSNSNNIYKANKELKNENS; encoded by the coding sequence ATGGAAAAAGCAAAAATTCTTGTTGTTGAAGATGAAATAATTATTGCTATGGAAATAGCAGAACGCCTAAAAGCAATGGGATACGAAGTAATGCGAATTGTTTCAAACGGTCAGATGGCAATTGAAAATGCAATTAGAGAAGAACCCGATCTGATTTTAATGGATATTATGATACAAGGCGAAATAGATGGTATTGAAACCGCAACCAAAATAAGATCATTTTCAGATATCCCCGTAATTTATTTAACCGCAAACGCGGATGATTCCACTTTACAAAGAGCAAAAGTTTCCGATGCTTTCGGTTATCTAATCAAACCGTTTGAAGAAAGAGAATTAAATACAACAATTGAAATGGCTTTGTATAAACATAAAATGGAAACAAAGCTTAGAGAAAATGAGGCAAGATTTAGAAGCTTGGTTCAAAATTCTACAATGGGAATATTCAGAACAAAATTGGAAGGAACACTTGTTTTAGTAAACCCGGCATTAGTAAAAATTCTCGGTTACTCAAATTCAAATGAACTGTTAAATGAAAAAACTTTTTCTATACTTATCAATGGTATTGATGCTTGGAACAATTTAATTGACAGAATAAAATTTGAAGGATCGATAAACAGTGTTAGACAAATTGTAAAGAAAAAAGACGGATCAATAATTACGGTAAGTATAAGTGGAAATTTAATAAAAGGCGACAAAAACGGACCATTTTTTGACGGTACAATAGAAGACGTTTCTTTACAAGAACAGTATCAAACTCAATTGATAAAAGCAAAAGAAAAAGCTGAAGAATCAGATAGATTAAAAACAGAATTTCTTGCGGGAATGTCTCATGAAATCAGAACTCCGATAAATACAATTTTAAGCTACATTTCCCTACTTCAAAACGAACTGACGGCTGATGATGCGCAAAATTATAAAGAACTTTTTCACGCTATTGATCTTGGCAGCAGAAGATTGACAAGAACAATCGATTCAATTTTAAATATGGCTCAGTTTCAATCGGGTACTTTTGAAACATTTAGAACACATATTGATCTTGTAGACGATATACTCCAAAATCTTTACGAAGAATTTAAACATACCGCAAAACAAAGAGGACTTGAACTCAAATTTTATAATAAAACAGAAAAAACAAAATTGCTGGGAGACAAATATTCGCTTTCGCAATTGTTTGTTAATCTAATTGATAATGGATTAAAGTATACAAAAGAAGGTCATGTTGAAATTGTAGTTTTCAATGATGAAAATGGAAATTTAAGCGTAGATATTCAAGATACGGGAATTGGAATTTCAGAAGAATTTTTACCAACGCTTTTTGAACCGTTTACGCAGGAAGAAAGCGGATACAGAAGAAAATTTGACGGAAACGGTTTGGGATTGGCGCTTGTAAAAAAATATTGCGAATTAAATGATGCTTTCATTAAAGTAAGCAGTAAAAAAGGTGTCGGTACAAAATTCAGTATAAGATTTATGAATTCTAACAGCAATAATATCTATAAAGCTAATAAGGAATTGAAGAATGAAAATAGTTAA